The following proteins are co-located in the Wenzhouxiangella marina genome:
- a CDS encoding GxxExxY protein, which translates to MASAELKPQIAQIRADYDRDSDPETYAVIGAAMEVHRTLGPGFLEAVYQEALEAEFLERGIPYLREHVLPINYKGKRLRTSYQADFICAESIIVELKAVKALDSVHEAQVINYLKATGIEKALLLNFATRSLQYKRSINQTKSA; encoded by the coding sequence ATGGCCTCCGCTGAATTGAAACCGCAGATTGCGCAGATTCGCGCAGATTACGATCGCGACAGCGATCCGGAGACCTATGCGGTTATCGGTGCAGCGATGGAGGTGCATAGGACGCTTGGCCCCGGCTTTCTTGAAGCCGTCTACCAGGAGGCGCTCGAGGCTGAATTTCTCGAACGTGGAATTCCATACTTGCGAGAACATGTACTCCCCATCAATTACAAGGGGAAACGCCTCAGGACGTCCTACCAGGCCGACTTCATCTGTGCGGAGTCCATCATTGTCGAACTGAAGGCGGTGAAAGCTCTGGATTCGGTGCACGAAGCTCAAGTCATCAATTATCTGAAAGCAACCGGGATCGAAAAGGCTTTGCTTCTGAACTTTGCCACTCGATCACTCCAGTACAAACGATCTATCAATCAAACCAAATCTGCGTAA
- the murU gene encoding N-acetylmuramate alpha-1-phosphate uridylyltransferase MurU, whose translation MKAMLLAAGRGERLRPLTDALPKPLIEVGGKALIEHHLAHLVEAGVDEVVINLGWLGEQIRERLGNGERYGLRIRYSVEPPGALETAGGIIQALELLGPEPFLIVSTDVLSDYPFASLIDAEFEGLGHLVLVDNPPHHPAGDFGLRSGRITRDEPRLTFSGIACCRPEWFAGLAPGRRALRPLFEQAIDAGRLSGEHYPGKWLDVGTPERLARAREEYYSGD comes from the coding sequence GTGAAGGCCATGCTGCTGGCCGCGGGCCGGGGGGAGCGTCTGCGACCGCTGACCGATGCCCTGCCCAAACCCCTGATCGAGGTCGGAGGAAAGGCCCTGATCGAGCACCACCTCGCCCATCTGGTCGAGGCCGGCGTCGACGAGGTCGTGATCAACCTGGGCTGGCTCGGCGAGCAGATCCGCGAGCGCCTCGGAAACGGCGAGCGTTACGGCCTGCGAATTCGCTATTCGGTCGAACCACCGGGGGCCCTGGAAACCGCCGGCGGCATCATCCAGGCCCTCGAACTGCTGGGGCCCGAGCCCTTCCTGATCGTCAGCACCGACGTGCTGAGTGATTATCCGTTCGCGAGCTTGATCGACGCCGAGTTCGAGGGCCTGGGGCATCTGGTCCTGGTCGACAATCCTCCCCATCACCCGGCTGGGGACTTCGGCCTCCGATCGGGCCGAATCACCCGCGACGAACCCCGCCTGACCTTCAGCGGCATCGCCTGCTGCCGGCCCGAATGGTTTGCCGGTCTAGCGCCCGGGCGACGAGCACTTCGCCCCCTGTTCGAACAGGCGATCGACGCCGGCCGCCTGAGCGGCGAGCACTATCCGGGGAAATGGCTGGATGTGGGCACGCCCGAGCGACTGGCCCGGGCGCGCGAGGAATACTACTCGGGCGACTGA
- a CDS encoding cysteine desulfurase yields MDIVKSGIKEQLDVLRLREQFPVLEREVHGKPLVYLDNAATAQRPLSVIEAMDDFYRRYNANVHRGVHQLSVEASEAFETARKDVARLLNATSDREVIFTRGTTEAINLVANSYLRPRVKAGDEILISHMEHHSNIVPWQLLCEQTGAVLKVIPINEKGELMLDALEDLIGERTRLLGLVHVSNALGTVNPVREVCEIARRHGVPVLIDGAQATPHEQVDVQAIGCDFYAMSAHKMYGPTGIGALWGREALLEEMPPWQGGGEMILRVSFDETTYNELPHKFEAGTPNISGAIGLGAAVRFLFDTGIEKIARHEQALLEYATERMSKIEGLRIIGQAAHKGPVIAFTLDGVHPNDIGTIIDHHGVAIRTGHHCAMPVMQFFDVPATARVSFAAYNLRAEIDVFLNALEKARQMLV; encoded by the coding sequence ATGGACATCGTCAAGTCGGGAATCAAGGAACAGTTGGACGTGCTCCGCCTGCGCGAGCAGTTTCCGGTGCTGGAGCGCGAGGTCCACGGCAAGCCCCTGGTCTACCTGGACAACGCCGCGACCGCCCAGCGACCGCTGAGCGTGATCGAGGCGATGGACGATTTCTATCGCCGCTACAACGCCAATGTCCATCGGGGTGTGCATCAGCTCTCGGTCGAAGCCTCCGAGGCCTTCGAGACGGCCCGCAAGGACGTGGCCCGCCTGCTCAACGCGACGAGCGATCGCGAGGTGATCTTTACCCGGGGCACGACCGAGGCGATCAACCTCGTCGCCAACAGCTACCTGCGTCCGCGGGTGAAGGCCGGTGACGAGATCCTGATCAGCCATATGGAGCACCACTCCAATATCGTCCCCTGGCAGCTGCTCTGCGAGCAGACCGGCGCGGTGCTCAAGGTCATCCCGATCAACGAGAAGGGCGAGCTGATGCTCGACGCCCTGGAGGACCTGATCGGTGAACGCACCCGACTGCTGGGCCTGGTTCATGTGTCCAACGCCCTGGGTACGGTCAATCCGGTTCGCGAGGTCTGCGAGATCGCCAGGCGCCACGGCGTCCCGGTGCTGATCGACGGTGCCCAGGCCACGCCTCACGAGCAGGTCGATGTCCAGGCCATCGGCTGTGATTTCTATGCCATGTCGGCGCACAAGATGTACGGCCCGACGGGCATCGGCGCCCTGTGGGGTCGGGAAGCCCTGCTCGAGGAGATGCCACCCTGGCAGGGCGGCGGCGAGATGATCCTGCGGGTCAGCTTCGACGAGACGACCTACAACGAGCTGCCGCACAAGTTCGAGGCCGGCACGCCGAACATCTCCGGTGCGATCGGCCTGGGTGCGGCGGTCCGCTTCCTGTTCGATACCGGCATCGAGAAGATCGCCCGCCACGAGCAGGCCCTGCTCGAGTACGCGACCGAAAGGATGTCGAAGATCGAGGGCTTGCGCATCATCGGCCAGGCCGCGCACAAAGGACCGGTGATTGCCTTCACCCTCGACGGGGTCCACCCGAACGACATCGGCACGATCATCGACCATCACGGCGTGGCCATCCGCACCGGCCATCACTGCGCCATGCCGGTGATGCAGTTCTTCGACGTCCCGGCCACGGCGCGCGTGTCCTTCGCCGCCTACAACCTGCGCGCCGAGATCGACGTGTTCCTGAATGCGCTGGAGAAGGCGCGCCAGATGCTGGTTTGA
- a CDS encoding alkaline phosphatase encodes MICYPKNLFLGIALILGLPTVPMAGDPPAAETPESWYRSGQDLIEQRRARFAGLPTARNVILFVGDGMSLATVAAARVLEGQQRGESGEENSLVFERFEHLALAKTYNTNQQTPDSAGTMTAMATGVKSFAGAIAVDQRARRGDCASVAGNELVSLLDLAALAGMGTGIVTTARLTHATPAALYAHSPDRRWESDAGVPPTARAQGCRDIAQQLIAYDTGRGIDIALGGGRRAFLPIQQSDPEYPELMGHRADGRDLTAEWLERRPDGHYVWNREQWLALPDDGGPVLGLFETDHMQYEHDRASDTAGEPSLSEMTAMAVERLSSRPEGFFLMVEGARIDHAHHANNAYRALVDTIELARAVQAAMERVDPSETLIVVTADHGHALTFGGYGRRGNPIMGVAMRPDYEGGGISPLTDPEGRKLTVLGYATGPGYRGGKRPDYDRVDPTQPSFRQESTVEQWSATHTAEDVAIYATGPGAEPLFGVIEQHALFHALVQAAPRLAAIASELEAESGLPVLEDSGTQSPE; translated from the coding sequence ATGATCTGCTACCCCAAGAACCTGTTCCTCGGAATCGCTCTGATTCTGGGCCTTCCAACCGTCCCGATGGCCGGTGACCCCCCTGCGGCCGAGACCCCCGAGTCCTGGTACCGATCGGGCCAGGACCTGATCGAACAGCGGCGTGCACGCTTTGCCGGGCTACCCACCGCGCGGAATGTCATTCTGTTCGTCGGCGATGGCATGAGCCTGGCCACCGTGGCCGCCGCCCGCGTGCTGGAGGGCCAGCAGCGCGGTGAGAGTGGCGAAGAGAACAGCCTGGTCTTCGAGCGCTTCGAGCACCTGGCCCTGGCCAAGACCTACAACACCAACCAGCAGACGCCGGATTCGGCCGGCACGATGACAGCCATGGCCACCGGCGTGAAGAGCTTTGCCGGCGCCATCGCCGTGGACCAGCGTGCCCGCCGTGGTGACTGCGCCTCGGTGGCCGGTAACGAATTGGTCAGCCTGCTCGACCTGGCGGCACTGGCGGGCATGGGCACGGGCATCGTGACCACCGCGCGCCTGACCCATGCCACGCCGGCCGCACTCTACGCGCATTCGCCGGATCGTCGCTGGGAAAGCGATGCAGGCGTGCCGCCGACGGCAAGGGCCCAGGGCTGTCGGGACATCGCTCAGCAGTTGATTGCCTACGATACCGGTCGTGGCATCGACATCGCCCTCGGTGGTGGTCGGCGCGCCTTTCTTCCGATCCAGCAGTCCGATCCAGAGTATCCCGAACTCATGGGGCACCGTGCGGACGGTCGGGATCTGACCGCGGAATGGCTCGAGCGGCGGCCAGACGGCCACTACGTCTGGAACCGTGAACAATGGCTGGCCCTGCCTGATGATGGCGGGCCCGTGCTCGGCCTGTTCGAGACCGATCACATGCAGTACGAGCACGATCGGGCGAGCGATACCGCTGGGGAGCCCTCGCTGTCCGAAATGACCGCAATGGCGGTCGAGCGCCTGTCCTCCCGTCCCGAGGGATTCTTCCTGATGGTCGAAGGGGCGCGCATCGACCACGCCCACCACGCCAACAATGCCTATCGTGCCCTCGTCGATACGATCGAGCTCGCCCGGGCCGTGCAGGCGGCCATGGAGCGCGTGGACCCCTCGGAGACTCTGATCGTGGTGACGGCCGACCATGGGCATGCCCTGACCTTCGGTGGCTACGGGCGGCGCGGCAACCCGATCATGGGGGTCGCCATGCGCCCGGATTACGAGGGTGGCGGCATCTCGCCCCTGACCGATCCCGAGGGCCGCAAGCTCACCGTGCTCGGCTATGCAACGGGGCCCGGCTACCGCGGCGGTAAACGCCCGGACTACGATCGAGTCGATCCGACCCAGCCGTCCTTCCGCCAGGAGTCGACGGTCGAGCAGTGGTCGGCGACCCACACGGCCGAGGACGTCGCCATCTACGCGACCGGTCCCGGTGCGGAGCCGCTGTTCGGCGTGATCGAGCAGCACGCCCTGTTCCATGCCCTGGTCCAGGCCGCACCGCGTCTGGCGGCCATCGCCAGCGAGCTGGAGGCCGAGTCCGGTCTGCCCGTGCTCGAAGACAGCGGAACTCAGTCGCCCGAGTAG
- the sufD gene encoding Fe-S cluster assembly protein SufD, whose amino-acid sequence MSALLERLENSGPADAYAELRQRARKALMSHGFPDLKTEAWKYTSLRVLDKRDFSGGFTAGEAPSLPFEADLIRVSALDQGLPSLPDGLSLEPMPASALAELEYGGREDAFAWFNLARLSTAWRLRIERPLERPLVLCVDTGAEFAGDWHPRLHIQLAEGASATLIDLQQDQGSGLMNLVQDIDLAAGSQLEHVIERQGHESAIVARTNVEVGKDASYRARLLDLGGRLHRQDLRIHLNDAGAHGEIDGLGLIDSKQHVDVHTCIDHRVGHTTSREAFRMLADGTGVGVFNGRIHIARGADDSHSDLNTANLLLSDSARINTKPELEIYAEDVTASHGATIGQLDEDAVFYLRSRGVPLDQAASLLKRGFARLPVDAVADEAVHDWLGETLDRRL is encoded by the coding sequence ATGAGTGCGCTGCTCGAACGCCTGGAGAACAGCGGGCCGGCAGACGCCTACGCCGAGCTGCGCCAGCGGGCCCGCAAAGCGCTGATGAGCCATGGCTTTCCGGACCTCAAGACCGAGGCCTGGAAGTACACCTCCCTGCGCGTGCTGGACAAGCGGGACTTCAGTGGGGGTTTTACTGCGGGTGAGGCGCCGAGCCTGCCCTTCGAGGCCGATCTCATTCGCGTCTCGGCGCTGGACCAGGGTCTGCCATCCTTGCCGGATGGCCTGAGTCTCGAGCCGATGCCGGCCTCGGCGCTGGCCGAGCTGGAATACGGCGGCCGCGAAGATGCCTTCGCCTGGTTCAATCTGGCGCGCCTGTCCACCGCGTGGCGCCTGCGCATCGAGCGTCCCCTCGAGCGTCCCCTCGTCCTGTGCGTTGACACGGGCGCTGAATTCGCGGGTGATTGGCACCCACGCCTGCACATCCAGCTGGCCGAAGGGGCCAGCGCCACGCTGATCGATCTGCAGCAGGATCAGGGCAGTGGCCTGATGAATCTGGTTCAGGACATCGATCTGGCGGCGGGCAGCCAGCTGGAACACGTGATCGAGCGTCAGGGCCACGAGTCGGCGATCGTCGCGAGAACCAACGTCGAGGTCGGCAAGGATGCAAGCTACCGGGCGCGACTGCTCGATCTGGGCGGGCGTCTGCATCGCCAGGATCTGAGGATTCATCTGAACGACGCGGGCGCCCATGGCGAAATCGACGGGCTCGGCCTGATCGACAGCAAGCAGCACGTGGACGTGCATACCTGCATCGATCATCGGGTCGGCCACACGACCAGTCGCGAGGCCTTCCGCATGCTGGCCGACGGCACCGGTGTGGGCGTGTTCAACGGGCGAATCCACATCGCCCGTGGCGCCGACGACAGCCATTCGGATCTCAACACGGCCAATCTGCTGCTCAGCGACAGTGCCCGGATCAACACCAAGCCCGAGCTGGAAATCTATGCCGAGGACGTGACCGCCAGCCATGGCGCGACCATCGGCCAGCTCGACGAGGACGCCGTCTTCTATCTGCGCTCGCGCGGCGTGCCCCTCGATCAGGCGGCTTCGCTGCTCAAGCGCGGCTTCGCCCGCCTGCCGGTGGATGCGGTGGCCGATGAGGCCGTTCATGACTGGTTGGGCGAGACGCTCGATCGGCGCCTGTAG
- a CDS encoding DUF4397 domain-containing protein, with protein sequence MLSLRFNLSIALVTGVLLSATAFAQSRVQIVHAAPFAGEIEQTAVSVSANGSVVLEDFRFADFTDYLELPAGDYDLAVTPAGADDPAITASVTLEDGIDYTVLAVGDGVKQPLALWALVDDAPAAADGNLNIRVVHAAPFASALADTEVSIRTASGDLVNNLTGVPFFAESGFFEVPAAEYDLKVASNDGSTNFIDPLPVELPAGLDITVIAIGDGVNQPLGILALPVGVLETRTPVDFTVAGWWQSLNTENEGYIVQPIPSQNRIVGTIYTYDPSGSGAPVWFTFDGPFDGRTSVAEVTAFSGAEFAGDTAATGTVVGTVALEFLDCDTAIAAISLDDSTEFTWDLGRLTQAVSCSFD encoded by the coding sequence ATGCTGAGTTTGAGATTCAATCTATCGATCGCCCTGGTGACCGGAGTCCTGCTGTCGGCAACGGCTTTCGCGCAATCCCGTGTCCAGATCGTCCACGCTGCACCCTTCGCCGGCGAGATCGAGCAGACCGCGGTGTCCGTGAGTGCCAACGGATCCGTGGTCCTCGAGGATTTCCGTTTCGCCGATTTCACCGATTACCTGGAACTACCGGCTGGAGACTACGACCTGGCGGTGACGCCTGCGGGTGCGGACGATCCGGCGATCACTGCATCCGTCACGCTGGAAGACGGTATCGACTACACCGTTCTGGCCGTGGGTGATGGCGTCAAGCAGCCGCTGGCGCTTTGGGCCCTGGTCGACGATGCGCCGGCCGCCGCTGACGGCAATCTGAACATCCGCGTCGTGCACGCCGCCCCGTTCGCATCCGCCCTGGCGGACACGGAGGTGTCCATCCGAACGGCATCCGGCGACCTGGTCAACAATCTGACCGGCGTGCCCTTCTTTGCCGAGAGTGGCTTCTTCGAGGTGCCTGCCGCCGAGTACGACCTGAAGGTGGCCTCGAATGACGGGTCGACCAACTTCATCGACCCGCTGCCGGTCGAGCTCCCCGCCGGACTCGATATCACGGTCATCGCCATCGGTGACGGCGTCAACCAGCCGCTCGGTATTCTCGCCCTGCCGGTGGGCGTGCTGGAAACCCGCACCCCGGTGGACTTCACCGTGGCCGGCTGGTGGCAGAGCCTCAACACGGAGAACGAAGGCTATATCGTGCAGCCGATACCGTCCCAGAACCGGATCGTCGGCACCATCTACACCTACGATCCCTCGGGATCCGGGGCACCGGTCTGGTTCACCTTCGACGGCCCCTTCGACGGCCGGACCTCGGTTGCTGAAGTAACCGCATTTTCGGGTGCCGAGTTCGCCGGCGACACGGCGGCCACGGGCACCGTGGTGGGCACGGTGGCGCTCGAGTTCCTGGATTGTGATACTGCCATTGCCGCGATTTCCCTGGACGATTCCACGGAGTTCACCTGGGATCTCGGTCGGCTGACCCAGGCGGTCAGCTGCTCCTTCGACTGA
- the sufB gene encoding Fe-S cluster assembly protein SufB gives MNQTVEQVEQVIAQRYKAGFYTDIDADRVPAGLNEEIIAMISAKKDEPTWMLEWRLKAFHHWQTMREPDWAHLNIPPIDLQKLHYYAAPKQKNRPKSLDEVDPKLLETFDKLGVPLHERARLAGVAVDAVFDSVSVGTTFQKELKEAGVIFCSFSEAVQEYPELIQEYLGSVVPYTDNYFAALNSAVFSDGSFVYIPKGTRCPMELSTYFRINARDTGQFERTLIIAEPGAEVSYLEGCTAPMRDENQLHAAVVELVAREKAKIKYSTVQNWYPGDENGKGGIYNFVTKRGDCREDDARISWTQVETGSAITWKYPSCILRGDRSAGEFYSVALTHNHQQADTGTKMIHLGKNTTSKIISKGISAGKSNNSYRGLVRIAKRADNARNYTQCDSLLIGKTCGAHTFPYIESANPTAKVEHEATTSRIGEDQLFYCRSRGLDEEDAVAMIVDGFCKEVFRELPMEFAVEAKALLEISLEGAVG, from the coding sequence ATGAACCAAACCGTCGAACAAGTCGAACAGGTCATTGCCCAGCGCTACAAGGCCGGGTTCTACACCGATATCGATGCAGACCGCGTCCCCGCCGGTCTGAACGAAGAAATCATCGCCATGATCTCGGCCAAGAAGGACGAGCCGACCTGGATGCTGGAGTGGCGCCTCAAGGCCTTCCATCACTGGCAGACCATGCGCGAGCCTGACTGGGCGCATCTGAACATTCCGCCGATCGATCTGCAGAAGCTTCACTACTACGCGGCGCCGAAGCAGAAGAATCGTCCGAAAAGCCTCGACGAGGTCGATCCGAAGCTGCTCGAGACCTTCGACAAGCTCGGCGTGCCGCTGCACGAACGCGCGCGTCTGGCCGGCGTGGCGGTCGATGCGGTGTTCGATTCGGTCTCCGTGGGCACGACCTTCCAGAAGGAGTTGAAGGAAGCCGGCGTGATCTTCTGCAGCTTCTCCGAGGCGGTGCAGGAATACCCGGAGCTGATCCAGGAATACCTGGGCTCGGTCGTGCCGTACACGGACAACTACTTCGCGGCCCTGAACTCGGCGGTATTCTCCGATGGTTCCTTCGTCTACATCCCGAAGGGCACCCGCTGCCCCATGGAGCTGTCGACCTATTTCCGCATCAATGCGCGCGACACGGGCCAGTTCGAGCGCACCCTGATCATTGCCGAGCCGGGCGCGGAAGTGAGTTATCTGGAAGGCTGCACGGCGCCGATGCGCGACGAGAACCAGCTGCACGCCGCCGTGGTCGAGCTGGTGGCCCGCGAGAAGGCCAAGATCAAGTATTCGACGGTCCAGAACTGGTACCCGGGCGACGAGAACGGCAAGGGCGGCATCTACAACTTCGTGACCAAGCGCGGCGACTGCCGCGAAGACGATGCCCGGATCTCCTGGACCCAGGTCGAAACCGGCTCGGCCATCACCTGGAAATACCCGAGCTGCATCCTGCGCGGTGATCGCTCGGCCGGCGAGTTCTACTCGGTCGCCCTGACGCACAACCATCAGCAGGCCGACACGGGGACCAAGATGATCCACCTCGGGAAGAACACCACCAGCAAGATCATCTCCAAGGGCATCTCGGCCGGCAAGAGCAACAACAGCTACCGCGGTCTGGTGCGCATCGCCAAGCGCGCCGACAACGCGCGCAACTACACCCAGTGTGATTCGCTACTGATCGGCAAGACCTGCGGCGCGCACACCTTCCCGTACATCGAATCCGCCAATCCAACGGCGAAGGTCGAGCACGAGGCCACGACCTCGCGGATCGGTGAGGACCAGCTCTTCTACTGCCGCTCGCGCGGCCTGGACGAGGAAGACGCCGTGGCCATGATCGTCGACGGCTTCTGCAAGGAAGTCTTCCGCGAACTGCCGATGGAATTCGCCGTCGAGGCCAAGGCCCTGCTGGAAATCTCCCTGGAAGGTGCCGTCGGCTGA
- a CDS encoding aminoglycoside phosphotransferase family protein encodes MESSPDRRRNDALAWAEKAVGQRLDAVQAISSDASFRRYFRLRFGERSVVVMDAPPDREPIDRFIDVARRLAPVARVPEILAEDVERGFLLLEDLGDTPYHHALDEHNADRLFGMALDSLLEIQCGAATAGLPEYDAALLMRELDLFVDWFVRRHWQVEPSDAELDDWDHLCATLIRWALDQPRVFCHRDFMPRNLMVGDPRPGVLDFQDAVLGPISYDPVCLFRDAFLSWPEARVDGWLEDYRLKASERGLPVTDSAELWRRSCDLMGVQRHLKVIGIFARIRYRDGKPKYLEDHPRFFAYLKQAIARNPELTRLESLLEAWRGRAIQ; translated from the coding sequence TTGGAATCAAGCCCCGATCGACGTCGAAACGACGCACTGGCCTGGGCCGAAAAGGCGGTCGGCCAGCGCCTGGATGCGGTTCAGGCCATTTCTTCCGATGCCTCCTTCCGCCGGTATTTCCGGCTGCGCTTCGGTGAGCGCAGCGTCGTCGTCATGGATGCACCACCGGACCGGGAACCCATCGATCGCTTCATCGACGTGGCCCGACGATTGGCGCCGGTGGCCAGGGTGCCCGAGATCCTGGCCGAGGATGTCGAGCGCGGCTTCCTGCTGCTCGAGGATCTCGGTGATACCCCCTATCACCATGCCCTCGACGAGCACAATGCCGATCGCCTGTTCGGCATGGCCCTGGACAGCCTGCTCGAGATCCAGTGCGGCGCTGCGACTGCCGGCTTGCCGGAATACGATGCCGCCCTGCTGATGCGCGAACTCGATCTGTTCGTCGACTGGTTCGTCCGTCGACACTGGCAGGTCGAACCCAGCGATGCCGAACTCGACGACTGGGATCACCTGTGCGCCACCCTGATCCGCTGGGCCCTCGATCAGCCGCGGGTCTTCTGCCACCGCGATTTCATGCCACGCAACCTGATGGTCGGCGATCCTCGGCCCGGCGTGCTGGATTTTCAGGACGCCGTGCTCGGACCGATCAGCTATGACCCGGTCTGTCTGTTTCGCGATGCGTTCCTGAGCTGGCCCGAAGCCCGCGTCGATGGCTGGCTGGAGGACTATCGCCTGAAGGCCAGCGAGCGCGGCCTGCCGGTCACCGACTCGGCCGAGCTCTGGCGACGGAGCTGTGACCTGATGGGGGTGCAGCGCCATCTCAAGGTCATCGGGATCTTCGCCCGCATCCGCTACCGGGACGGCAAGCCGAAGTACCTCGAGGATCATCCGCGCTTCTTCGCCTACCTCAAGCAGGCAATCGCTCGCAATCCGGAACTGACGCGACTCGAGTCGCTGCTCGAGGCCTGGCGCGGCAGGGCGATCCAGTGA
- the sufC gene encoding Fe-S cluster assembly ATPase SufC encodes MLKIKNLHVNVDDKEILKGLDLEIGEGELHAIMGPNGSGKSTLGYTLAGREGYEITDGSVQFDGRDLAEMEPEERAAAGLFLAFQYPVEIPGVNNAYFLRAALNAQRKARGEEEVDSMSFLKTVRESLKELKMDESLLKRAVNEGFSGGEKKRNEIVQMAVLQPKLAILDETDSGLDIDALKLVAEGINRLRDGKRSFVVITHYQRLLDYLSPDHVHVLSKGRIVESGGEELARRLEDEGYAFLEEAAEA; translated from the coding sequence ATGCTCAAAATCAAAAATCTTCACGTCAACGTCGACGACAAGGAAATCCTCAAGGGCCTGGACCTGGAGATCGGTGAGGGCGAATTGCACGCCATCATGGGCCCCAACGGCTCCGGCAAGTCGACGCTGGGCTATACGCTCGCGGGTCGGGAGGGTTATGAGATCACCGACGGTTCGGTCCAGTTCGATGGCCGGGATCTGGCCGAGATGGAGCCGGAGGAGCGCGCCGCAGCGGGTCTGTTCCTGGCCTTCCAGTACCCGGTCGAGATCCCGGGCGTGAACAACGCCTACTTCCTGCGCGCGGCACTCAATGCGCAGCGCAAGGCGCGCGGCGAGGAAGAAGTCGATTCGATGAGCTTCCTGAAGACCGTGCGCGAGTCGCTCAAGGAACTCAAGATGGACGAGAGCCTGCTCAAGCGTGCCGTCAACGAGGGCTTTTCCGGCGGCGAGAAGAAGCGCAACGAGATCGTCCAGATGGCGGTGCTGCAACCCAAGCTGGCGATCCTCGACGAGACCGATTCCGGCCTCGATATCGACGCGCTGAAGCTGGTGGCCGAAGGCATCAATCGTCTCCGGGACGGCAAGCGGAGCTTCGTGGTCATCACCCATTACCAGCGCCTCCTCGACTACCTTTCGCCCGATCATGTGCACGTGCTCTCGAAAGGACGCATCGTCGAGTCCGGCGGTGAGGAGCTGGCACGACGTCTCGAAGACGAGGGCTATGCCTTTCTCGAGGAGGCGGCCGAGGCATGA
- a CDS encoding SUF system Fe-S cluster assembly regulator, whose protein sequence is MLRISKLTDYATVLLAELARQPEACVAASVLAEATRLEVPTVAKVLKTLARADLVSSVRGVNGGYRLASAPEAVSVAAIVRAMEGPIALTECGLEPGLCAHESNCHLRGNWQRIGVAVEQALEALSLADLAGEEPQRISIRTVSGDREIA, encoded by the coding sequence ATGCTCCGAATCAGCAAACTGACCGACTACGCGACCGTCCTGCTGGCCGAACTGGCTCGTCAGCCCGAGGCCTGCGTGGCGGCCAGCGTCCTTGCCGAGGCCACTCGCCTGGAAGTGCCGACCGTGGCCAAGGTGCTCAAGACCCTGGCGCGGGCCGACCTGGTCAGTTCCGTGCGCGGCGTCAACGGTGGCTACCGGCTGGCATCGGCGCCGGAGGCCGTGTCCGTGGCAGCGATCGTTCGTGCCATGGAAGGACCGATCGCCCTGACCGAGTGCGGCCTCGAGCCGGGCCTGTGCGCCCACGAATCGAATTGCCATCTGCGCGGCAACTGGCAGCGCATCGGCGTGGCCGTGGAGCAGGCCCTGGAAGCGCTCAGCCTCGCCGATCTGGCCGGTGAGGAACCGCAGCGCATTTCCATCCGAACCGTATCCGGCGATCGCGAAATCGCCTGA